CGCACCCGCAAGCGCGGCAGAGAGCGTGACGGTGGTGCCGATCTCCGAAGCACGCGGGTTGCGGGCGCCGTGAAGCTCCCCGCGGCCTTCGACGAAGCGCTTGCCAAGGAGGCCCGGCGCGTTGGGGCCGAAGTCCAGCGGTGGCGCCCGATCCACACTTTTGGCGGCGCGAGCCTGCCGAAGCGCCTTCATGTCGGTGGGGCAATCTTCCCGCGTCGGGAGTACCTGCTGACGGTCGGGCAGACGACCCACCTTGGCCGGGAGGCCCATCGCGCCCTGTGCCGCCCCAAGTGGTTGGAGTAACTTGGCGGTGAGGACGCTCTCACGTCGGTGGCCCGGCGCCCTGAGGCGCCGGGCCTTTCTCGTTCCGGGGACGTGGGTCGGTCAGCGCGGGTCGGCCTCACCTCCCGCCACGAGGTCCGCGAACTCCTCGGCGAGGTCGTTGATGCGGCACTCCAGGTCGTACAGCGGCCCGTCGCCGATGACGAACGCCGCCAGGTGCGCCCCTTGCTCGTCGTAGACGTCGAAGTGGGTGCCGATCCACCGGCACGACCCGACCGGAACGCCGGCGTCGCGCAGTTCCTGGCACAGCCACAACCCGACCGGGGAGTTGTCGGTGGAGTCGCGCTCGCCGACGATTCCGGCCATGCGGATCCGCGCGGCGACGTAGCCGACGGAGCGCAGGTCGCACACCATCTTGATCGCCATGAGCTGCCGGTAGGCGGCTAGGCCCGCGTCGGTGGCCATACGATTGGACACGAGATACCTCCGTAGTGCTGGAAACTGCCGGTGTCTCACCAGGCCCTGGTCGGCGGTGGAGTCGCCTCGCCAGGGCCGCTCTTCTACTCGTCGCGGCCGAGCAGCCCGAGGGCATGCTGCTGCTGGGCCCAGTACTCTTCCCACGAGCACACGCCGCCGTCGTAGGCATCGCGGTGCGATGCGCAGAAGAGGTCGTCGGCGGGCGGCCGCCCGCACTCCGCCGCTCCGACATCCCACAGGCACGCGGCCGCAGTCGGCGGGTCCTCGCCGGTAGTCCGGTCGATCTCGCGGACCAGGTAGTAGGGCATCGGGGTCATTGCGGCGCCAGGAGTTGCCCCGACTGGGCGAGGGGGAGGTCGATCGGTGCGCCCTCGGGCGTGTGTGCGCACAACACCACGAGGCCGCGGCACTGCTGCCACGGGTAGCCGTTGCGGCGCAGGAGCGCTGTCGCGATCGGATTGATCGGCTGACCGCTGTCGTGGGCGTCGGCGTCGAAGTACACGTCGGTGCGGACGTTAAGCGGGAGTACGTCGAGGACGGTGCACGCGATCGTCCGGTGCAGAGCGGCGAGCCGGGCGATGTCACTGTCGGGCAGCGAGATTTCGGTAATGGGGCCGTCGGGGCGGAGCTGCAGCACGATGCTCATGGCCGGGGGCTCCTTTCGGGGTTCCGGGGTCGCCCCGCAGGACGGGCGGGGCGGCCGGTCCGGTGTGGGTCAGGCGGCGGCGCGCAGCAGCCGGGCCAGCTCGGTCATGTGCTGCGCGACGTCGCGGGGCGCGAAGTGCGCTTCCTGGTCGAGGCAGGCGGCGGCGCCGGTGACGTGGTCGACGCGGTGCGGGTGACCGTCGTAGCGGCCCTGTTCCAGCTCCGCGGCGGTGGAGAGGGCGACGTTGACGAAGTAGCCGTGGCTGGGATAGCCGGGCGCCAGAGTGCGGGCGTAGGTCTCGATGGGCTGGCGGGCGGCGGTGACGGCCGCGGTGTCGGTGGTGGCGCACTCGCTCATGTTCATATCTTTATCATAATTAATTATGAACATGAAATCAAGTGGTTTGTGTGTCCCCCCGGCCGGGCCAGCAAGAATGGAGATCCCAGCCGATCCCACGAAGCGAGGAAACGCCCGTATGACCACGACATCCAACGCCCTCAACGTCGACCCCGCCCCGCTCATCGGCAGCCACGTCCGCGTCACCACCGACACCGCCACCTGCACCGGACGGCTCACCGACGCCACCACCGACGCCCTGCACGTCCAGACCAGCGAGACCAAACCGCCCGCGATCATCAAACGCGCCACCGTCACCGGACTCGACGACCTCAGCGCCGACCAGGCCGACACGGCGCCGCCACCGGCCTCCGCCGCCCACTACCGGGCCGAAGCCGACCGGCTGCGCGCCGCTGCCCGCACCTGCGAGACCCACCACGCGCGAATGGAACTCCTGTCCGAGGCGCAGGTCGCCGCGACCCTCGCCCTCAGCTACCGCGAGGCCACCTGAAACCCGCCCCCCACACAGAACGAGGCCCCCGGACCGGGAGAGGAAATCGGTCCGGGGGCCTCGTCATTCCCCCTCAACGGTGGCCACCAGGAGCACAAGGCCAACCACATGCTCCACGATAGCCGATCGACATCGGATCGCCCTAGTCAATACGCATAAGGCATAATCCCATTTAGGGATAGACCACACGAAAGCCACGGGGGTGCCGGTTGGATGGCTCGGCGATCGCAGACCTCATCCCCTGGGCGGATGTGGGTCTGACCGGGCTCGTCAGCATCGGCGTCGTCATGATCCTCACCGGCCGGCTTGTTCCGCGCAGCACCGTGCAGGAGATGCGCCACGAGCGCGATGCCCGCCTCTCCGACCTCCGTGCCGCCTACGACGCATCCGAAGAGGCCCGCCGGATCCAGGGCGAGCAGCTCGGGGAGCTGCTGGAAACCTCCCGCACCAACGCCGAGCTGCTCGAAGGGCTCCGCCAGGGCCACGACCCCGGGGGGCGCCAGTGAAGTGGCCCTGGCGCGTCACCGCCGCACAGCACCCGCCGCCGGTCTCCGCCGAGGAGGCCCGCGAGGCGCGCCGCTGCGCCGAGCAGGCCCGCGACGAAGCACGCGCACGCACCCCCGAAGTCCGCAACGTGGTCGGCCGGCTGCGGCACCAACGCCGCCGAAACCACTTCTCCGAGCTGATCGTCAACGCGCTGCAACCGAGGAGAGACGGGCGATGATCTGGCTGGCGCACCTACTCGGCAACGTCCTGCTCGGCGCGCTCGCGTGCGTCTGGGCGGCCTTCGCCCTCACGTTTTTCCTCCGCGCCCGCTGGGAGGCCACCCCCATCGGCCGGAGCCTGATGGCCTTCGCCCTGGTCGTCGTGATGCTCACCGGCCTCGGGGTGCTCCGGCAGAGCATCGGCGACACCCCCGTGTTCGCCTGGCTGCGCGCCGCCGCCCTCGCCGGCGCGGCGCTCCTCTCCGCACGGTTCCTCGTGCTGCTGATCGCCACCCAGCGGCCCGAACGCCGCCCCCCGGACCCCCCGACTGAGATGTGACATCCCCCCGGACCTGGAGGACACCGTGACCGATCCCCGCCCGATACCGCCGGACGGCGACATCACCCAGGAAGAACAGGCCGCAGTGCTGCGCCGCACCGACAACGGGCCTTCCGAACCCGACGAAGAGGCACTGCTAGCCGCCGAATTCGGCCAGCCCGACGAGAACGGCGTCTACGGCGCACCCCAGGGTGAGAACGCATGAGCGGCGCCGACGCGATGATCACCCGCGCCGAGAAAGACCTCGGCCTGGGAGAACCGAACTACATCCAGGACTGGTACGAGAGCCGCAACGGCTCCGCGTACTCCTACAACTTCCCCTGGTGCAACGCGGCCATTACCCGATGGGCCTACGACTCAGAGAACCACCCGCCCGTCTGCTACGGGTCCGACTACGCCTACACCGTGGCCCATGCCCAGCGCGCCAAGAACGAAGGCGACTGGCACTACGGCGCCGCCGGGATCCGCAAAGGCGACGTCTACTTCGTCGACTGGAACTACGGCAACGCGATCTCGGTGATCGACCACGTCGGCGTCGCCACCCGGCCCCTCAAAAACGGCTACGTCTACGGCATCGAAGGCAACACCGCCAACCGGTGCCTGCGCCGCGTGCGGCGCCAATCCCTGATCGTCGGCTACATCCGGCCCCGCTACAGCGCCACCAGCAGCGGCGGCGCCCGCACCGAAGGAGAAGAGGACGTGCCTGATTTCCGCTGGTACGCCACCGACGGCGGCCAGACCATCCCGCCGAACGAATGGACTTCCGTCGAATGGGAGAACACCCAGGAGGACGGTCCTGGAACCTACTGGAGCGTGGTCTTCGGCGCCGAAAACGGGACCACCTACAACCTGATGGCGGGGGTCACGCTCGACGGCCTGCCGGAGGGCGCGCGCGTGCAGCTGTGCGCCGTCCACCTGGCCAAGGAGGGCGGTCTCGACCTGCCCGACGGGATCCTGAAGAACGGCGCCCGTGGCGCGAAAGTCCGCCGCGTCCAGGAATGGCTGGACGACCACGGCTACGACCTGGGCCACTGGGGCGCCGACAGCAAGTACGGCAGCAAGACCGAGGCAGCCGTATGGGCCTTCCAGGAGGACGCCGGCATCGTCGTGGATGGCGAGTACGGGCCCCAGACCGAAGAGGCCATGGAACACCGGTCCGGCACCGCCAACTGGGTCACCAAGCACTGGTTCGCTCCCAGCACCCCTGGTATCGCGGATCCCTCCGGGGCGGCGGACGTGACCTACTCGATCCCCGAGCGAATCCTCAAGGGCAAGCGCGTCCGAATCCGCATCCGCCACGACAGCGACAAGCCCGCCCGAGTCGCGTCGGGCAACGTCTACATCCACGAATGGCAGTAAAGGGAGTGCTGATGTTCCGCATTTTCGGCCGGGATCCGGCCCTATGGCTCGGCGCGCTGCGCGCCGGCCTGTACGCGCTCACGGTGTTCGCGCTGCCGCTGTCGGAGGCCCAGACCGCCGCAATCATGGCGGCCGTGGCCGCCGCTGTCGGTATCTGGGAGGCGTGGGCGGTGGCGAAGGACCGCCTGGTGCCAGCCATCAAGGGCTTCGCCGAAGCGCTGCTGGTGCTGCTGCTGGCGTTCGGCGTCGACCTGAGCGAGGCGCAGACCGCTGCGGCGATGGGCGTGGTCACCACGGCTCTGGCGTTGTGGACCCGCACCCAGGTGACCGCTGCGGTGGATGCCGACGGTCACCAGGTGCCCAAGCAGAGGGTGTTCTCCCTGGCCACCTGAACCGCTGCTTCCTCGCGCGAGGCGCCCCGCTGCCCGTGGCAGCGGGGCGCCGTTTCGTCCACCCGTCCGGGGCTAGGACGTCGCTTCGATCACCGCGAAGTCCGGCGCCTCATAGGACATCAGCTCCACGACCGTGAACTCGACATCGGTGGGCACTTCGAACACCACGTCGTACTCCGTGGTCGTACCCGGATTGGTCTCGTCGGCGAAGCTGCAGATGTCCATGTGGGTCTCGAACGCCCGGCCGTCGGCGGAGTAGCCGCGGACCTCACCCGGGTCCACAGCGGGCATGGACGCCGCCTGGCCGACGTTTTCCGCCCTGATGTCCATGACGAGGAACCGGGCGCCCTCGGCGGGTTGGTAGTTCGATCCGCAGTCCTGGTCGTTGTAGCTGTCGGCCGCCTTGATACCGGTGATGGTGTACTCGAACAGGCCGTCGCTGGGAGTGTCGGTGGGTTCGGGCGGGCCCGCGGGCTCGGCCGGAGCCGGGTTCCCACCGTCACCACCTGCGGGGTCGGCGAGGTCCTGGCCGATGTCCTCTGCGGCCTGCTCGAAGGTGGATGCGAGGTAGCGCTGGTAGGAGAACCATCCGGCGCCGAACCCCAGCCCGCCGCCCACGACGAGGGCGATGGCGGCGGTGATGATCAGCGGAAGATACGACGGGGTGCGACGGGCGGGCGGTGCGGGCGGCGGGGCGTCGGGTGCGGCCATCGGGGGATCTCTCCTGCTCAGTCCATGGACGGGGCGCGATTCGCGCTGATGGCTGAACGCTAGCGACCTCGTGTGCTGCGGCGCCGGATGTTGGTGCAGGTCGGCCGCATCGGGCCAGGAAGACAACCGGGTTGGGCATCCGCGCGTCTCTGGCCCCGACTCTCATCTGCGGCTTTCCCGCTATGTCCGGGGCGGTCGGCGTCGTTGCCGGCGATGTCCAGGCCCGCACGGTGGGCGTGGCCGCGTGCGGCCATTCCCGATGGATCAGCGGGTGGTCAGGCACGATGGCAGGTATGAGCGAGACGGTGCGGGTGACGCTGTACGGAGGTCCGCTGGATGGCGAGGTGCAGGAGCACACACTCGCCGACCTGGGGCCGGACACGGCCGCGTGGGGCACCATGATGATCGTCGACGGCCCGCGGACACACCCGCGGGATCCGGCGGCGCGAGCCGTCTACGAACCCGAGCCAGGGGAGGATCCGCACGTGTGGGTGTGGCGGGGATGGTCGCCCTGAACAGCACGAAGCCCCCACCCGCAGGTAGAGGGCTTCACGCCTGCAGAGGGAGGGACCTCAGCCGCTAGCAGCCGAGAACCCCCTCACCGAGCCCCGGAGAGCACCGCTTGCCCTGCCTGCCCGACGACTCCCTTGAACACCACAGCCTGTGGCGGCCCGTGCTCGGCGAATGCGGAACAGGCGACGAGCATTCACCGCGGGTGCGGTATCTGCACGAGTTCCCGCGCCGCCTCGGGCGCGCTGTAGCTGATGACCGCGGCAGCGCCCGAGCGGCGGTACATCGTCAACCGCTCGATCAGGTCGGCCATGTAGTCGACCGGCAGCCGCGTCCCGGAGTGGGTGAGCTGCGCCCACTCACCGGAGACGCAGAACGGCACCAGCGGCACACTGACCTGGTCATCGGCTACCAGCCGCGCGAGCAGGTCGATGGTGTGCAGCGCGGGCTCCAGCAGGATCATGTCGGCGCCCTCCTCGACCATCCGCCGGGCGACCTGCACCGCCTGCTCGGGCCGAGACGGGTGGACCTGGAAGGCTGCCCGGTTGCCCTTGGGTGCGGCGTTCATCGCCGCGCGGTAGCCGTCATACATGCGGCTCGTCATGATCAGGTGCGGCATCAGCGCCACGTCGCGGTATCCGGCGGCGTCGAGCACGTCGCGAACCCGGCCGGTCAGTCCGTCGACCATCGCGGCCGGCCCCAGGATGTCAGCGCCGGCCTCGGCCTGACGCAGCGCCTGTTCCCCGAGGACGTTGAGAGTGGCGGCGTGGTCGTAGCGGCCGTGGTCGTCGGTGAGCACGCACACCCGGGCGGCGGTGTAGGAGCACAGGCACGTCTCGGTCATCACCGCCAGGTCCGGCGCCGCGTCCTTGGCGGCCTGGATGGCGTGGATCAGCGGCGCGGCCGCCGATGCGGCGTCGCCGCCGTTCTCATCGCGGGTGCCTTCGGCGAAGATCTTCACCGCCCCAACACCCAGGCCCGCGAGTTCGCGCACGGTTGCCCCGACCTGGTCGAGGGTGACCGTCGGGACCGGGGACGCCGCTTCGCCGCGGCGCACCAGCAGCGGCATGCACAAATCGGCGGGCAGCAGCGGCTCGCGGTGGAGGAACCGGCGCACCGCCGGGCGGGCGCGCACGGGGCTGGAGCCGGTGACGGGCTCGGTGTCGGGCAGGGGTGAGGGGCGTGTGTCCACTGTGGTTCTCCCTACGGTGCGGGTGTCTCCCGGATCTGGGCGAGGATGTTCTCGGCGCCCTGGTCGAGCAGGGCGGTCGCCGCCCTCTTGCCGAGGTCGGCAGGTTCAGCGAGCGTGGCGGCCTGGGCGGTGCGGAGCGCAGTGGTGCCGTCGAGGCTGGTCACCTGCGCGACGAGGCGCAGCCGGTCACCGTCCGCGGTAGCCAGCGCGCCGACCGGGACGCTGCACCCGCCGTGCAGTTCGGCGAGCAGCGACCGCTCCGCTGTCGCCGCTGCTGCGGTCGCCTCGTCATGCACCGCCGCCACGAGGGCGTATAGGTCGGTGTCGGTCTCGCGGACCTGGACGGCGATCACGCCCTGGGCGGGCGAGGGCGGGAAGGCGTCGGGATCCAGCGCCTCGGTGATCTCGTGGCCGAGGTCGAGCCGGCGTAGGCCGGCGGCGGCGAGGACGACCCCGGCGAGCCCGAGTTCGCGGCCGCGCCGCAGGCGAGGCGGGACGTTGCCGCGGATCGGCGTCGTCGCCACGTCGGGCCGAAGGGCGAGGAGTTGGGCGACGCGGCGCGGCGAGCCGGTACCGACGCGGGCGCCGACGGGCAGGTCGGCCAAGGGGGTTCCGCACAGTGCGTCGCGCGGGTCGCCGCGCCGCGGCAGCGCGGCGATGGCGGTGCCCGGCGTCGGCGCCGTCGCCAGGTCCTTGAACGAGTGCACGGCGATGTCGATCTCTCCGGCGAGCAGCGCGTCCTCCAGAGCGGTGGCGAACACGCTCACCTCGGAGCGGCCGAGGTCGGTGAGGCTGGACTTGCGGTCGCGATCGCCGGAGGTCATCACGGTGTGCTGCTTCCACGTGATGCCGGGGTGGGCCTCGCGCAGCGGCGCGGTCACTTCGGCGACCATGGCTTTGGCGAGGTGGCTGCCGCGGGAGCCGACACGAACAACTTGTGCTGACACCTTGTCACATCCTGTACACGTGTGGTATTGGATGCGGGTAGCGTATCGGTCGGTGAAGTCCACCGGCCGCACACACCAGGACAGTCGACGGCTTCGACGGATCCGTATCAGGGCGTCGGCCGGACCTCTTTGTCCTCCCGTGTCGCACCGCACCGGCACCGGTAATGGATCGTGACATCGGTCAGCCCGTTGCCGCGATCGCGCTCCTCGGTGCGGCCGCGCACGAAATCATGGCCGCCCCAGCGGTAGGTGCACTCTCCGGCGGGCCAGTCGGGTGTCGTCACCGCGGGGTTCCTCTCTCGTGAAGGGTGGGGCCTCTGCCCGGTGCGCGCCGTCAGACCGGGCAGAGGCGATCAAGGGAGCCATGCCGGGGAGGCGGACCCCCCGGTACGGCCGGACAGCGGCCCCGCCCCTCGGCAGCGCATACCAGAAGAGGCGGGGCCGGCCGGGTCCACCACCGCGGATCAGTGGGGAGGGACGGGGTGGACCCGGCGCTCAGGGGCCGCCCCGCCCCCGCGGGCGGGCGAGTGCGGGGGCGGGGCGGGTGCTGCGGCCACGGATCCGCAGCGGGACAGGGGCCGGGTCCCTCACTCCGGCCCCTTGTGGGGAGGGGCCCGCCCCACCGGAGGGCACCAAGTGGGGCGGGGCCGCCCTGCTGCGAGGGGACAGGGCGGCGTGGGGGACCGCGCGCCGGGCTCCCGTGGCGGGTCCTCCCCCGACGCGCGGCCGACTGCGGCCCTCAGGCGGTAGAGCGATCCGTCGCCGCGCGCTCGAACGCCTGCATGGCCTCGGCCTGCTCCCGCAGCCAGTCCCACATGAGCTCGGGCCGGGACCAGCCGGCGTAGTCGTCGACAACTCCGAACTCGACGGCCTCCAGTGGCGACTCCTGGTGGCGTTGCGCCCGCCAGTTCTCGCCGCCGCTCCACCGGTACCGGCGCAGGTCCCAGACGTCGCCGTAGGTCTCCTGCATGTCCTCAGGCAGGGCGACGCGCCCCTGCCCGCCACCCAGGTACCGGTACGTTTCCTCGCTCATGAGCACATCCCTGCGGCGTGGGCGGCCAGCGCCTCCGGTGAGGGGCCGAGCCTGACCGCGCGCGGGGGAGCCGACATCTGCTGCTCCAACTCCGCCAGCGTGCGGGCATGCAGCGTCGGCGCCCACTCGGCGGGTGCTCCCGCCTTTTTGGATGCGCACCAGGCGGCCGGTTGGCCGGCGTCGTCGTAGGAGCGCCAGACACTCCAGAAGCGGGCGTGACCGTCGTCTTGTTGGGGTCGAAGCGGAGGCATTACACTCCTTCACGGATTCACGGTTGTCGGTGGCGGGTTGTGGTTGGCGCCCGCCCGCCACCTGAATTCCGGTATTACGGTTGTTCGCGCAGCATTCCGCGCAACTCGTCGCAGGTGGTTGTCCTGAGCAGGGTCTCGCCGCTACTCGCGCACCAGTCGCCATGGGTGCCGTCTTCGCGCACGTCACGCCAGATCTCCCAGTCCGGGAACTCCGTCTGAAGAATCTCGGCCTCGGTCGGCCACGGGCCGTGCAATGCGTCGCGTTCTGCCATGCGGTTGTCCATGCAGCCACCACTCCGATGTGTCGTTCGATGGTGACGCTACTCGCGGCTAACCAGCGCAAACAGAAGCGGAGCGCGGTAGTTCTACCGCGCTCCGCTCAAAACTGCCACGTACCGTGGTACCTATAGGGGCACCCCGAGGAATTCGGTTAGATCACGAAGTTCCTGTGAGGGTTTCCGCTTCTTCCGGGTTGCGTCCCAAATGTCCTCAGCGATCTCGCGGGCGGCGCGCTGCTGGCGCAGCCATTCCGGGGCGTCGGCACGCAGATCGTGCAACGTTGCCTCAGCCCCGTCAGCGTCGCCGACAAGAACCCGCGCCTTGGCCTGATCCAGCTCATGCCGCTGGCGGGTATTGGGCGTCACGCCATCGACGTTCAGGCCGGCGCTCATCTCCAACGCGACATCAGGATTGCCTGCGATCAGCTCGTTTTGCATGCCGTTCATCCCGACCGTGGCCGGCCCGAAACGCATGTGGCCGGCCGCGTCGCGATCAGTCCCGAGCCGGGCTGCAGCGGAGGCCGCCAGCGACTGGATGTCAGCGGCCTCCTCACTGCGGTTGTTGCGCGCCGCCGCCGCCGAGGCACGCATCAGGAGATACCCCCAGGCCGCGAGTTCGTCCGGGCTCGCGCGAGACATGCGAGGTTCGATCTCTTCGGCCGTCGTCATGCACAGGTGCTCGACTTCGGTGAACCGTGCCTGCCGCAGCAGCGCCCACCCTTGCTGCCCGATGGCCGCGGCAGCCAACGCCTGGTCTCCGACCCGTATCGCATCGGACAGAGCGTCCCGCAGGGCAATCAAGGCGAGGTCGTGCTCGCGGATCTGCACCAGGTAGCGGCCGGTGAGCTGCAGGGCGTCTCCACGCAGACGCACCGCCGCCCGCTGCTGGTCGCCGTCGAGGACGCTCACGTGGGCGTGGGCGGAGCGGACCGCAGCGGGCGCGACCCGCGCCACGAGATCGTACTCGTTCTCCTGGTAGGCGTTCGCGATGCTGGCAACGGCCGATTCCAGCATGGGCAGATTCGGCGGTGAACTGTCCATGCTGAAGAGCCGCCCGGAGAGTCCGGCTGGCGGGTTGATCGCTGTGCGGATGTCGAAAAGGACAGTGTCGCGGTGGTGGGCGGGCGTGGGGTCGGGAGTTTCCGGGGAGGTGAACCACACGGTTCGGACCCCGAAAACACGAGCGATGGCGTGGTAGGTCTCCATGCGGACCTTTCCGCCTTGCTCGATCTTGCGGATGACCTGCACGCTGAGCCCGGCGCGTTCCGCAAGAACTTCCTGGGTGAGACCGCGGCGTTTCCGCAGTTCCACGACGCGGTCCTTGATGGATTCCTGCGCGGCTGCGTCGTCGTCGCCGTGTGGGGGTTGGGTAGAGTAGTCCATGGTGTCCCCGTCCTTTTCTGGTCAGCGCGTTTCCAGGATAGGGCGGGGATTTCGCGCTGTCAGGGACCGGGGCGAGCGGCGATCGCCTGCTCGGGGCGGTCGACCCATAGCGTGTGGCCACCGTCGGCGCCCACCGTCACCCCGAGGCGGTCGCGGCCCGGCCGGCCGGTCTCGCACCACACCTGCCGGGCTCGGGTGATCTCGCCCCACAAGTCACGTACACCACCCCGCCGGGTCTCGTAGGGGCCGCCGCCGGGCTCGTACTCCGCCAACGCCCAGGATCCGGCCCGGTCATAGACGTAGACGGTGGCCTCTCCCGCCGCCTCCACGTTGTCCTCAGCGGCCTCGAAGGCGGTATAGGCCAGGTCGGGCACCAACCACCCCAGCACCACGCCCCACCCCGGGGAGCGG
This is a stretch of genomic DNA from Streptomonospora litoralis. It encodes these proteins:
- a CDS encoding helix-turn-helix domain-containing protein, encoding MDYSTQPPHGDDDAAAQESIKDRVVELRKRRGLTQEVLAERAGLSVQVIRKIEQGGKVRMETYHAIARVFGVRTVWFTSPETPDPTPAHHRDTVLFDIRTAINPPAGLSGRLFSMDSSPPNLPMLESAVASIANAYQENEYDLVARVAPAAVRSAHAHVSVLDGDQQRAAVRLRGDALQLTGRYLVQIREHDLALIALRDALSDAIRVGDQALAAAAIGQQGWALLRQARFTEVEHLCMTTAEEIEPRMSRASPDELAAWGYLLMRASAAAARNNRSEEAADIQSLAASAAARLGTDRDAAGHMRFGPATVGMNGMQNELIAGNPDVALEMSAGLNVDGVTPNTRQRHELDQAKARVLVGDADGAEATLHDLRADAPEWLRQQRAAREIAEDIWDATRKKRKPSQELRDLTEFLGVPL
- a CDS encoding putative phage holin; translation: MIWLAHLLGNVLLGALACVWAAFALTFFLRARWEATPIGRSLMAFALVVVMLTGLGVLRQSIGDTPVFAWLRAAALAGAALLSARFLVLLIATQRPERRPPDPPTEM
- a CDS encoding DUF4352 domain-containing protein, with translation MAAPDAPPPAPPARRTPSYLPLIITAAIALVVGGGLGFGAGWFSYQRYLASTFEQAAEDIGQDLADPAGGDGGNPAPAEPAGPPEPTDTPSDGLFEYTITGIKAADSYNDQDCGSNYQPAEGARFLVMDIRAENVGQAASMPAVDPGEVRGYSADGRAFETHMDICSFADETNPGTTTEYDVVFEVPTDVEFTVVELMSYEAPDFAVIEATS
- the hemC gene encoding hydroxymethylbilane synthase, with translation MSAQVVRVGSRGSHLAKAMVAEVTAPLREAHPGITWKQHTVMTSGDRDRKSSLTDLGRSEVSVFATALEDALLAGEIDIAVHSFKDLATAPTPGTAIAALPRRGDPRDALCGTPLADLPVGARVGTGSPRRVAQLLALRPDVATTPIRGNVPPRLRRGRELGLAGVVLAAAGLRRLDLGHEITEALDPDAFPPSPAQGVIAVQVRETDTDLYALVAAVHDEATAAAATAERSLLAELHGGCSVPVGALATADGDRLRLVAQVTSLDGTTALRTAQAATLAEPADLGKRAATALLDQGAENILAQIRETPAP
- a CDS encoding DUF7620 family protein; this encodes MKWPWRVTAAQHPPPVSAEEAREARRCAEQARDEARARTPEVRNVVGRLRHQRRRNHFSELIVNALQPRRDGR
- a CDS encoding peptidoglycan-binding domain-containing protein, which codes for MSGADAMITRAEKDLGLGEPNYIQDWYESRNGSAYSYNFPWCNAAITRWAYDSENHPPVCYGSDYAYTVAHAQRAKNEGDWHYGAAGIRKGDVYFVDWNYGNAISVIDHVGVATRPLKNGYVYGIEGNTANRCLRRVRRQSLIVGYIRPRYSATSSGGARTEGEEDVPDFRWYATDGGQTIPPNEWTSVEWENTQEDGPGTYWSVVFGAENGTTYNLMAGVTLDGLPEGARVQLCAVHLAKEGGLDLPDGILKNGARGAKVRRVQEWLDDHGYDLGHWGADSKYGSKTEAAVWAFQEDAGIVVDGEYGPQTEEAMEHRSGTANWVTKHWFAPSTPGIADPSGAADVTYSIPERILKGKRVRIRIRHDSDKPARVASGNVYIHEWQ